Genomic DNA from Suncus etruscus isolate mSunEtr1 chromosome 13, mSunEtr1.pri.cur, whole genome shotgun sequence:
ctcctggcttcatgctcagaaattgctcctggcaggcacgggggaccatatgggacgccgggattcgaaccgatgaccttctgcatgaaaggcaaacgctttacctccatgctatctctccggcccctgatatatttttcttgaagaAAACACTCATACCTAACTTATCAAGAAATTTGGCAACTCTACTTTCAAAATACACCAAGAATCTAGTCATTTCCTGTCACCTGCATCTCTCTTACTAGTGTGGAACTGTTCAAGAAACACAGCAAGTGCTTTTAGTGTTCCAGACATATATTAATGGTTTCCCTGTACaatatgtgtacatgtgtatcCATGATTGCTTTTACCATCAGCAGATAGCATCAAATATATTGTTTAAGAAAAAGCTAAAGAAAATGAGTTCTTATCAGAGTCCTTCTACTATAGCATATCATtagttaaaatatacatatcaataaATGGAATTCTGATTTGGCAGAAGAGAAACATCAGTTAAATACTAAGTTAAACCTGTTAACTGCTTTTCAAGATCACATTATACATGTTTTGGGGGGTTATACcatgcagtgttcaggagttactcctggctctgcactcagaaatttctcctgccaggctcggtggaccatatgggatgccggcatttgaatcACCTTCTGCCCTaaattggctgcatggaaggaaaatgtcttaccactgtgctttggCCCCACAGTATACATTTTAAAGAAGTTAGCATAAGTGTCTAGAGCTTCACACCTAGAACCCTGAAGAAATgttctttctctcacttattttaagaaaatggttTATATTTCCATTATCCTAAATTGTTAAAAGACTTCCAGATACAACCATGTACTTCAATGAGAGTTGATAGTGGTAGATTTTTCTAAAGTCATTGTGTCTGTAAtagggttttaattttttaagaaaagaaatttatgtttataatattacaaaatatagtcTTTTAATCAGCCTAATTTTGGTCTAAGAAAAGAGAATTTAAAGACTGAAAATTAGCAACTTCCATTTGTTGTTGATACATTTGATAGTTTTGCATGACTCTTTATATATTGAAGCATTTCAGCATTTTCTAAAACTTAGATTACCATGACACTGCCATgggtgtaattttttttataagaaaataaaaagcattaagtAATAAAGTGCCAGGAAGAAATCCCCAACATAAATACCAAAGGGGAGTAGTCCTAATGGTCAGTTTATGGTGTAAAACAAGTAGAAATATAATAAGCTTTATGACACCTATTTACCAAGCAAAATGCCATGTTTAACTAACTACATCAAAGGAGAAGCCAGTATTAGCAAGAGCAGAGACAATTGTCACAGAAGATGGTGGAGAACATCACTAAATACAGGAGCTACTGCAGCCATCAATTAAGTAGACTTGTTCTTGTTCACCAAAGGTAGTCAGAGTAttgctgaataaataaatgagttaaaGAAAATGGTTTGGGTAAATATGTTTTTTGATGCAAAGTTAACAGGTTTTAACtttagatatatatacatacatatatatatatatatatatagagagagagagagagagagagagagaaagtgtaaTAGAAATAATTCATAGAAAATAGAACATCTCTAGAAGTCGCCTCAAAAAACACTATCTTGATTGAGTTATTTTCTTACAAGGGCTATTTCTGTTTCTAAATCTAGTTGGGGTATTTTTGAATAGAGCACTGATTGATATTAGCAAGTTCAACTGGATCATCTATAAAACATAGTGCCAATTCATTAATATGCAGTTAGAAGGAATTGTTACAGGCACTGTAATATTTGAGTTGCCCTCATTTGTGAATTCCCCCTATAGTTAACCTACATAGAAATACAAATTAATCagatcattttattaatttacagAGACAAATTGCTGTCACAGGGAAATGGAAATACTCAAAGCCCATTTCATGACAATATTATGTCTCATTCATATGGGGAATAAAATCATAATCAGAGgccaatttattaatttaaccTTAGAAATAATTGTCAGAGAGGCCACAGGTTTCAAGCCCAATATAATCAGCTTATCTTTTTCCCTTAAGGTAAGGTAAGGGTGATAATAATCATAAAGTGTGGTCCAGGTCAATAATCAGAACATAGGAGTAACAGAACCTGAATGCTTAATACTAATAGactaaaatattctaataaagtCATTGCACAATGCATATAAACATTCTGTAGTGACCAGAAGTATTTGAATTATCACATTAAGGTCACTTTGACCCAAACAGTTCTTGAATGGCTCAAGGCAGTTCCAACATCTTAAAGGATCTAATTATATACTCGATAGCCTCATTTATTAGCATATGTCTTTTACCTACCCTAAACAAGCCATTCTGTTTGTGTAAGAAACTTAGTTAAGTTTTTTAAGTTAAGAGGATAAAgagaggacccggagagatagcacagcagcgtttgccttgcaagcagccgatccaggaccaaaggtggttggttcgaatcccggtgtcccatatggtcccccgtgcctgccatgagctatttctgagcagacagctaggagtaacccctgagcaccgccgggtgtggcccaaaatcccacccccccaaaaaaaaagaggataaagagaaagaatgaaagaggagagagacactCGGAAAAAGTGAAGCAGAGATTTTTATTAATGCTGTGATCTCATGGTATTTATTTCCAAAGTATGgatgtatgcatatgtatataaaataaaatatatgtatttctggAAGAAATTATACAGCTGAGAATGACCGTTTTCTATTGTCTATAGGTGAAAGGTAGTAatattattcttttgttatttagATTCCTTagattgttaatattttaatggTATGAGTCCTTGGATCAATACGCCACTCTACCTAGCCAGTGGAAAAGTCTCATAGATTTTCTAAATTCAAATAGGAACATCTTTTGAGATTATAATTTAACTTCTATGCTCATATGCTTCTCTTTTATGAAAATTATCCATGACACCTTAATTATTTATCAGAAGAtatatattttccataaaaatttgAAGCCTCTTTAAGCGTCATAACTTTAGTGTCTGAAGGTAATATTTATCTAATCAATAAAAAATTCTTGCAaagatgtaggatatgcagattccaggatctttaatacagaaacatgataccaacaacagagactgtgtgaaaaataaaagtattggcactacagacaatgtcctggattggacaacctagtttgctggagcctagagttggtcttatgccaggaaacctcagggttagggtctccttgtatttaggccaagacttttcctttccatgtccctcatattttgatgagtctatgcaaataataattgccactctaaccccgtttttactgtgctcttttgactaatccttaagaaaacaacctacttaaacttttgaggttaacttaaactaatatgcatgtgcatggaaatgtaaaaaagtactttgccttcaatatttaaagagttacataagttttatggctttatattgctttgtgtgttgctaagaaatattatgtactacaatctggggctttgagggacaaagtaattgtacatgggttctgttttaatttttcttaatattctttgactgaaagttcaaagttaagatatcagcaatgggactactgagaattctgtttatgggtgattgtcctttcactgtaactttaccttgtcctctttctttgcatctttgttctcaaaaaaaaaaaattaataaaaaaaaaatcttgcaaagaaagtaataaattttTGCATTTACAGATGGCAGACACTAGATGTCAGTAGTGAACATATGCGTTAAGCATATAAAATACAGGTTAATTTTAGATTTACCTAGCTAAAACTGCCAACAAATATAAAAggcaaaatacaataaaaaatgcaGTAGAAgtcatatgaaataaaatataaattaaagttatttcGCTGTGTGCACATTGATTGATGAGTGAAAttgttaataaaatgaatattttattaaaattaattgacTGGAAGaatcaaaaggagaaaaattttatgaaacaaCTTGTGTGTTTAAGAAATTAagtatgataaagaaaaaaatacctgacTAAAGAGGAACCTTTCTCTCAAATTATAGGATAACAGAGCCTAGTTTCCATACTAGAAAACATACACATCATACTCATTTCTCCACAAACATTTTCATGACAAATGAACCATTTAATTACAGCAATAATTTATGGAGGCAAATAAAACTAGTTCAGTAAGTTTTCATGAGGATTTAAAGATCAATGCaacatgaaaatacattttataaaattaacattttttcatcttgaaacttattttaaaaaatatcttacaaAAGATAattaaagggggccggagagatagcatggaggtagggcgtttgcctttcatgcaggaggtaatcggttcaaatcccgacatcccacatggtcccccgtgcctgccaggagcaatttctgagcctggagccaggaataacccctgagcacttccgggtgtaacccaaaaaccacacacacaaaaaaaagataattaatgataataaaatttaatgctttttgctataaatttctaaataaaatactataaattaaataaaaattataaattgcatttttaaatttattcttatgaattttaaattctaataataatactgcacagttttctttttattgttattttaacatCTATTGGACATATTTAATGCAGAGAGTTAcctatgtttttaaatttctcttgcaatttttattatagtcaccatgatttataatagtcAATGACAGGTTTTTCTGCACACAGCATTTCAACACTATACTCTTCCAGACTGCTTTCCTCTTcaattaaactttttcttctctccactaCCATACATTTAATTAAGATGAATTCCTCAAATTACACAGATGTTTATAGGATTTTACTCCATAGACTGAAATGCAAAGCATAGTCTTCTAATTCTATGTATTTTTGCTACCTTCAAATAGAGGACATACATAAAACTTTATTCTTTTAGATCCttccaaaatattttactaaCTATATGTGCAATTCTTGGTAAGTCCAGAAAGCTAATTGGCATTGAAATTTGAATCAAATGTTATTTAAATGtagtttctaaaataattttaatatacattaaaacattactttgtaatctttattttataattataattatcttgtaattttttttttttgatttttgggttacatctggtgatgcttaagggttactcctggctatgcacttagacaaaggtcctggctcgggagaccatatgggatgccggggatcaaactgctctctgtcctgagtcagctgtgtgcaagacaaatgccctacctctgcaccatcactctggtcctgtAATCTTTCTTTTATGGTTATCAATATAATTACACTCTCTTGTTATTTGAAGTGATAgctgattttcttcttttctgttatCATAACACTAGTCTataaaaacatgaacaatctTCCTATATCATAACTAAGGTTATGATAACAGGAGCAATAATATTACTGACAGAAAGATGAACTACATGTGTCTTTCTACTTTTGCTGTGTAGAGTATATGCATGGTAATTACTCTGATGCTAAAAACTGCAAAATGTGGCTGAGAGCTAGTacagagataaggcacttgctttgcatgtggctcactCAGGTTTGGTCCTAGTACTGCATATGATCCCTGCTGGAAATGgcccctgaacagagccaggagtaagtcttgaactcTGCCCTCTGGATTTTCCCCTCTTCTAAAATAATAACTacaaaaaataatactataatatTAACATAGAACAATATATGTAAGTGAGCCATTAATCTTGGAAGTgcagaaataaagtttaatatttatttagttgtttaaTAATGAAAAGCtgtctatattttataattagtagAACTATTTGAATTGTGTCCTTTCATTAGACATTTAATATCTAATATTAAAGTCTATTTATAGAATAAAACCTTAAATTCTAATACATTTACAGTCTATTTATAGAATAAAACCTTAAATTCTAATACATACAATCCCAACTGTTAAAAATGTATCCTAAATTATGGGACTTTCTGCCATATCTTTTTGTACCACCTCAATAAttacacatttaaaattattactatagaacttaaaaataatttttacatagtAATTCTGATTTTTCACATGATTTTGCAGCATTTTATAGCACTCTCACAAGACTGTTCCTAAAACTAGAATGactagaaaatattcaaataattagtAGTATAAGAAGTGATTAAAAAAGGCatgaatattttagatatttttcttcaattatatGATTTTACTCTATGTATTTCAAATATTTAGGTGTTCTGGAATGATACAAAGAGCTATTATACATAAATAGAACATTAACATACTAGAACATGTGTTAGATTGTTCATACCTAGGAAATGTTGATGCATATAAAACTAAGCATCAAAAAACCACATAGAAAATGTAAGAATGGTAATGTAATGAATTAGCCTAACATCATTACAACCAAATGGCACAGTCGATCTTGTCCCCAAAATATTAAACAGAACTAAAGTAATCTGGATATTTGGATTATTCCTGTCTCCACTCTCCACCCCACAAAAAGACTATTTAATTTACCCCTTACTCTTTAGTTCTGTTTGTTGTGTTCTGGGGTATCTCTGTATCCAAGCTCTAAATCTGCGAAAGAATGATGTTACTATTTCAAGGCGAACTTAGATCATACATACAACTTTCAAATTAGGCAAACTCGTAATGATGATAAAGggaagtattaaaatattttattactatatgtAATTGCTCAATGTTAAAGAATTTAGAGACCagagtaaaataattttgaaattaatagGCATAGGGGCTTCTCTAAAAGACCACATTAAGGACATAGTTTTCAACAAATTAATTGATAAAACACAAAGCATGGTGCTGCGGTTTGTCTCATTCATTTTAAGGGAGTATAAAAGGCCCCCACGTTAGCCTAGAAGTTCATATCCTGCAAACACTTTGCCCTAACCTAAATCTTCACCTCCAGACACTATGAGCTATTACGGCAACTATTATGGTGGTTTGGGTTATGGCTTCGGAGGCCTGGGCTATGGCTACGGAGGTCTAGGCTATGGATGTGGATGTGGCTATGGCTATGGCTCTGGCTTTGGTGGCTCTAGATACTGTTGCTATCGCCCATGCTGCTATGGAAGATTTTGGTCCTCTGGCTTCTACTGAGAAGATTTACCTATAACAGTATTTTCAGCTCATTTTCCTCATGATAATTCTAATTACTGGAAGCCATTCCATCAGAGCTGGGAACCATTAAATAATGAGCCCATGACTCTGATAGACATTGAGTATTCAGCATACCAAGGTCGACTTGGTACACAACTGAACTTGCTCTAAAATTTGGAGGGGACGGAATATTTACAATTCTGGTATTACCACTACTTTGGAGGATGGATTCTATCCAAACATGTATTCCAATTTGTTCATATGAGGGCTGGGGGAAAAAATCGCTACATTAAACTTACTTTGGCATCTGAAATGTGTCCTAGTTTTCTTGTCTTGACTTCTTAAAAGTATCAGCATTGTGCGTGGGTTTATGAGTGTTTCAGTGTATAATCTGTGTCTGTGTGCTTTGTGAAAAGCTCCCAGGGATGGCGTTACACCTGTAATCAATGTCACCCCGAGGGTCAAAAGATTGTGCTGCAGTTCTTTTCACACTTTGTTAAAAGAATATCGACACAGCTGTCACTGCTGGTAAGTAGCCTCCTATCTTCACAGTGGGATTGTTACCCAACATTACTGCACCATTTGCCATTGTTGTGCTCAAAATCCCGCTGTCTTTTGCTGTTTCCAAGCAGGCCACCATTCTGTTGTGTTGTCAGAAGCTGTGTTCTTAATGGCTTTCTTCTCTGGCtgcttaaaatatctttttgCAAATGGCCCCACTTATACTTCAATTGAAGGAGCTCAGCCTGAAGAATGATTTAGGAATTGGTCCGCTAGGTTGATACTCTTCTTTCAGGTGCTCAGAACTCTAGTTATGTTTGGATATGTGTCTCAGAATGTCCTCGTTTTCATTAGAGTGATGCCAGAGATATATATGATATTGTTGACTTTAAAATGTCCCCTATAGACTGTACCTTCatataattacatttttcttcCTAATTAGCTCAATCTTACAAGCTCAGTGTTTGAGTCTATTTAAAGGGCCAAAAATCTCAAGTAtctgagttgtgtgtgtgtgtgtgtgtgtgtgtgtgtgtattggagCACCATTGTGTCTATCCCTACAAGTTAGATGAGGTGATCTTCTTGGAAATTCTGTGCCTCAATTGTTTGCAATATTCAGTTGGTATTTTTAcccttttgttttaaaacaattttattttttttaacaaatattgcTTCACAGATAAAATTCTGTAAAACCAAAGATAGCATATAGTTCTTTGGTCTTTCCTGcagtagtttttatttatttgtcaggcagaatttttttaaaaagctcatAGAATGGTAACACAAATACAACTTCATTCAGGTTTCAACCACAAAATAGGTCAACATTTGACCTACTTCAAATTTATGGCAGTAGCATTCTTAGCTTTAGAATCTATAAAACCAAACTGATCAAAGACAGAAGCACATGGAATCTGGAAAAATAAGACTAAAAGATGTCACATTCAATTTTTTCAACATGCTTATAGCAAAtagatatatttacttatattttaaaacatattgaaGTGTGTCTTCAGCTGTTGAGTCAATATTTTAGTAACACATTAAATACTAGACAAGAATAAATGTAGTAGACAGAAGAAAGTCAAAGGgccatacaaatatttttaataattactttatttaagcatgagaTTACAAAATTTTCATTAGTGAACTTCAGTCATACAGTGTGCATACCCCTttatcagtgtacatttcccaccaccaatatccccagttctCCCTCACCTCCATCTGCCTGCCTctggacaggcattttatttctccctctcttACTATTTCTATCTcccttaattttttccttcttgacATTGAGCTTTGCACTAATATTAATataggggtaccatgcatattacattatcttttttcagctcccagttcttgttcagaagaTCATTTCTagctatcactgtcatagtgaacCCTTCCAACCCTAACTCTACTCAtggctctttgtggtaagcttcttccTACCATATAAACTGtcaaaaataattagaatttggttcaaatattaaaattaccCATGTTATTAGATGAACTGTGATTGGTTCTCTAAGAAAAAGTAGCTGCCAGTTGGGTCAATGAGAACCTCAGTTTCTTAATTTTCTAGTGACTGATATTCTGTGGTAGTAGGTACTTCCTAGGATGAGCTCAATCATGGATTAATTTAACCACTTATCCTACAAATAACCACACTTTAATTAATCTGTGTTAAGAAATTGAGACAGAAAGATGAAGAGAATGTTCTTATGAtcttaaaaaatggataaaataaacattttgttatatataattatacctAGATGTGTTCAGTTGTTAAGGGATTAATGTTTTGATTACAATGGAAATTTATATTTAAGCCTGTGTAGTTAATTAATATTTCCCCAAAGATTTTGCTGAAAATAGTATTgaggaaaaagtttaagaaaggtttagaataaataaggaaatagTGTTTGTATTATCCTAAGTACTCTAATTTACACATTTCCACATAAGCAATAATCACACGGAGATTTTCTAGTATAGTTGTACACATTCAATGTTTCCACTAGAGATTTATTTAGAAAGTATAAGGATGTAGAATTATATTGTTAGAAAAGCTCTTTCAACTTCCTATGTGATAATCATCATCAAAAATAGTAGTGGTAGTTATCTAGAAATAACTGTGAGTGGGGATATGAATTGAGGAGATGTTTTGTAGAAATACCAGTGCCCACTTTGTCACCATTAGGCATCTAAAGAAAGTCTAAAGTTGTACACCCAATTGTCGCAGAAAGACATTACTTTGGTGGTCAGAGGTTTTAAGCAGAAATACTAGTTAAAAGTTTCATCAACAATTTCTTgttaaactttaaagaaaaaatatttaccatTTTCCAACCATTTTCCtgtatatatttttagtattaatagtgatttttcaaattatgtcttttttaattcaaacttttttattaataatataattttattttgatcatagtggcttacatattgttgacaataatattttaggtacatgttaacttaatatcagggggattcccatcaccgaattgttctccatACACCTTCGttctcatcctacctcccatatcttcctccctcacctctGGGGCTGCAAGAATACGTGGTCTCCTATGTGCCTAACTTGTTACTTAGTGGTTTTATacgtttggtcttggtagctcccttatttcctcctgtaactgggaggcgggactagatagatcaagttacatggttttgtttgaaaagagaaaagtaataaactgggggtaaaaatcaaatacgtggaaaatgggcagagtccttctagaggctctcatcatcggtttgagagatgaaggggaaaaaagtgaatcaccccaacagtacaaaaataagtttcaaataaaatacccagtgagcactccaacaataaaagtaagcaccacataaaagtcacgatcttgagataaaaacatggcagagtacatgaagagagaaaagaaaggaagaaagtaaatatataaatataaatggagacaacaacttcaataaccatatcaaaacaatgaaatcaacaaaaactagatagataaataaaaaaaaaaggagaaaaattgttttgtgctttttttccccctcctgcacaggcacagtaaatattggggtcttttgaaaaggaatttccttgccctaagagctacagggtttttccacccttggagtatattgtcatgggattaactatagactccgtacaggttcatttactctcccctcggtgctttcgtgctgtttggaagacttctgctccgtcctgggtgataaaatcagacctctgtatctaaagatctcggcATCTACATAAGTCAAGGggtggaatttatgatgaagtctttctttgtggttctagaagttctgctccctcagtgtcattttaatccatcttctgtggtcttggtctttgcgttgatcctaggatgtttccagaagacccattccattgcaattgtctcagacagacctttggaactggagatcatggttgttgtgcaggccatagctcaaactttagactagggcttttttattggtcccaggatacaaaCAGTCCGGTGATGGTTCTATTAGCCAGTCATCTATAGatggcaatcttggtttttggacagaccaaagggtgacaagtcttc
This window encodes:
- the LOC126026129 gene encoding keratin-associated protein 19-7-like: MSYYGNYYGGLGYGFGGLGYGYGGLGYGCGCGYGYGSGFGGSRYCCYRPCCYGRFWSSGFY